Proteins found in one Pseudomonas mosselii genomic segment:
- a CDS encoding ABC transporter permease: MIELLQEYGLAYLYHDGSGLSGLAMTLWLFLASMVLGFALSLPLALARTSRHAYLRLPVQLYTFVFRGTPLYIQLLICYTGLYGLQVVREHALLDQFFRNALNCTLLAFVLNTCAYTVEIFAGAIRNLPAGELEAAQAYGLRGWRLNLFLVLPAALRRSLPAYSNELILMLHATSLAFTATVADILKVARDANAATFLTFQAFGVAALLYMLLSFALVGLFRVAERRWMRFLDPARG; the protein is encoded by the coding sequence ATGATCGAACTCCTTCAGGAATACGGCCTTGCTTACCTGTACCACGATGGCAGCGGCCTGTCGGGCCTGGCCATGACCCTCTGGCTGTTCCTGGCCAGCATGGTGCTGGGCTTCGCCCTGTCGCTGCCGCTGGCCCTGGCACGCACCTCACGCCACGCCTACCTGCGCCTGCCGGTGCAGCTGTACACCTTCGTGTTCCGCGGCACGCCGCTCTATATCCAGCTGCTGATCTGCTATACCGGGCTCTACGGCCTGCAAGTGGTGCGCGAGCATGCCCTGCTCGACCAGTTTTTCCGCAATGCGCTCAACTGCACCCTGCTGGCGTTCGTGCTCAACACCTGCGCCTACACCGTGGAGATCTTCGCCGGGGCCATCCGCAACCTGCCCGCCGGCGAATTGGAAGCGGCCCAGGCCTACGGTCTGCGCGGCTGGAGGCTCAACCTGTTCCTGGTCCTGCCGGCGGCCCTGCGCCGTTCGCTGCCAGCCTACAGCAACGAGTTGATCCTGATGCTGCACGCCACCTCGCTGGCCTTCACCGCCACCGTCGCCGACATCCTCAAGGTGGCCCGCGACGCCAACGCTGCGACCTTCCTGACCTTCCAGGCCTTCGGCGTCGCCGCCCTGCTGTACATGCTGCTGTCCTTCGCCCTGGTCGGCCTGTTCCGCGTGGCCGAACGTCGCTGGATGCGCTTCCTTGACCCTGCACGAGGCTGA
- a CDS encoding Rha family transcriptional regulator translates to MNVVATAISKDTVTMTSLELVEMINATREPGKAALRHDHFMVKVPKVLGPLAPKFLGTSTYTNGSGNEVPRPIYRLPKREACLVAMSYSHELQARVYDRMVELEAAIQKPSLPNFMDPAEAAIAWAGEYRQRQALALENQTLTQANAEMLPFATVGSAVAARTLPVVDFARKLTGVNMQQVQNTLQRLGYLYKRQGDNKWAVYGTYKGTHFDEKVTPQGFSIITVLEKGQKLLANLYLKNMLVMKVGCVPQPLDFTL, encoded by the coding sequence ATGAACGTAGTAGCCACCGCCATCAGCAAAGACACCGTGACGATGACCAGCCTGGAGTTGGTGGAGATGATTAACGCCACCCGCGAGCCGGGTAAGGCCGCGCTCAGACACGACCACTTCATGGTCAAGGTGCCCAAAGTGCTTGGGCCCCTAGCTCCCAAATTTTTGGGAACTAGCACTTACACCAACGGCTCGGGGAACGAAGTCCCGCGCCCCATCTACCGGCTGCCCAAGCGTGAAGCCTGCCTGGTGGCGATGAGCTACAGCCACGAACTCCAGGCGCGGGTCTATGACCGCATGGTGGAGCTTGAGGCCGCTATCCAGAAGCCCTCACTGCCCAACTTCATGGACCCCGCTGAGGCCGCAATCGCCTGGGCGGGGGAGTACAGACAACGTCAGGCTTTGGCCCTGGAAAACCAAACGCTCACTCAGGCCAATGCAGAGATGCTTCCGTTTGCCACTGTAGGCAGTGCCGTGGCTGCCCGCACGCTCCCCGTTGTGGACTTCGCCCGGAAACTGACAGGCGTGAACATGCAGCAGGTGCAGAACACCCTCCAGCGGCTGGGCTATTTGTACAAGCGCCAGGGCGATAACAAGTGGGCCGTGTATGGGACGTACAAGGGCACGCACTTTGACGAGAAAGTCACCCCGCAGGGCTTTTCCATCATCACTGTGCTGGAGAAGGGCCAGAAGCTCCTGGCGAACCTCTACCTGAAAAACATGCTTGTGATGAAAGTGGGCTGCGTCCCTCAGCCTCTGGACTTCACCCTGTAA
- a CDS encoding ABC transporter permease — protein sequence MHDFLTSGLQGFGPLLAQGTWMTVKLALLSLALSLALGLIGASAKLSRSRLLRLPATLYTTLIRSVPDLVLILLIFYSMQIWLNDLTEALGWDYVEIDPFGAGVITLGFIYGAYFTENFRGAILSVPAGQLEAATAYGLSRAQRFRLVLFPQLMRFALPGLGNNWLVLLKSTALVSIIGLADLVKAAQNAGKSTNDVLFFLCLAGLVYLVITTLSNRLLKHLERRYNIGIKELAR from the coding sequence ATGCACGACTTCCTCACAAGCGGCCTGCAAGGCTTCGGCCCGCTGCTGGCCCAAGGCACCTGGATGACCGTCAAGCTGGCCTTGCTGTCACTGGCGTTGAGCCTCGCGCTCGGCCTGATCGGCGCCAGCGCCAAGCTGTCACGGTCCCGGCTGCTGCGCTTGCCGGCCACCCTCTACACCACGCTGATCCGCAGCGTCCCTGACCTGGTGCTGATCCTGCTGATCTTCTACAGCATGCAGATCTGGCTCAACGACCTGACCGAGGCGCTGGGCTGGGACTATGTCGAGATCGATCCGTTCGGCGCCGGGGTCATCACCCTGGGCTTCATCTACGGCGCGTACTTCACCGAGAACTTTCGCGGCGCCATCCTCAGCGTGCCCGCCGGCCAGCTGGAGGCCGCCACGGCCTACGGCCTGAGCCGGGCGCAGCGGTTTCGGCTGGTGCTGTTCCCGCAACTGATGCGCTTCGCCCTGCCGGGGCTGGGCAACAACTGGCTGGTGCTGCTCAAGTCCACCGCGCTGGTGTCGATCATCGGCCTGGCCGACCTGGTCAAGGCCGCGCAGAACGCCGGCAAGAGCACCAACGACGTGTTGTTCTTCCTGTGCCTGGCGGGCCTGGTGTACCTGGTCATCACCACCTTGTCCAACCGCCTGCTCAAGCACCTGGAGCGGCGCTACAACATCGGCATCAAGGAGCTGGCGCGATGA
- a CDS encoding ABC transporter ATP-binding protein, with protein sequence MTATALPLTTFEQAPKARAHAGTLKLSVDGLHKHYGEHQVLKGVSLQARKGDVISLIGASGSGKSTFLRCINFLEKPNAGSITLDGQTLDLSKGTPPAAQLQNLRTRLAMVFQHFNLWSHLTVLENICLAPRKVLGISAGEAEARARKYLDKVGLPARAADQYPAFLSGGQQQRVAIARALAMEPEIILFDEPTSALDPELVGEVLKVIQTLAEEGRTMLMVTHEMGFARQVSSQVLFLHQGLVEESGSAEILDRPQSERLRQFLSNRLK encoded by the coding sequence ATGACCGCTACCGCACTGCCACTCACCACCTTCGAACAGGCCCCCAAGGCACGTGCCCATGCCGGCACCCTCAAGCTCAGCGTCGACGGCCTGCACAAGCACTACGGCGAGCACCAGGTGCTCAAGGGCGTCTCGCTGCAGGCGCGCAAGGGCGACGTGATCAGCCTGATCGGCGCCAGCGGCTCGGGCAAGAGCACCTTCCTGCGCTGCATCAATTTCCTCGAAAAGCCCAACGCCGGCAGCATCACCCTCGACGGCCAGACCCTCGACCTGAGCAAGGGCACTCCGCCAGCGGCCCAGTTGCAGAACCTGCGCACGCGCCTGGCCATGGTGTTCCAGCATTTCAACCTGTGGAGCCACCTGACGGTGCTGGAGAACATCTGCCTGGCGCCGCGCAAGGTGCTGGGCATCAGCGCCGGCGAAGCCGAGGCGCGGGCGCGCAAGTACCTGGACAAGGTCGGCCTGCCGGCCCGCGCCGCCGACCAGTACCCGGCGTTTCTCTCCGGCGGCCAGCAACAGCGCGTGGCCATCGCCCGGGCGCTGGCCATGGAGCCGGAGATCATCCTGTTCGACGAGCCCACCTCGGCGCTGGACCCCGAGCTGGTCGGCGAAGTGCTCAAGGTGATACAGACGCTCGCCGAGGAAGGACGTACCATGCTCATGGTCACCCATGAAATGGGGTTCGCCCGCCAGGTGTCGAGCCAGGTGCTGTTCCTGCACCAGGGCCTGGTCGAGGAAAGCGGCAGCGCCGAGATCCTCGACCGGCCACAGAGCGAGCGCCTGCGGCAGTTCCTCTCCAATCGTCTGAAGTGA
- the folD gene encoding bifunctional methylenetetrahydrofolate dehydrogenase/methenyltetrahydrofolate cyclohydrolase FolD produces the protein MTAHLIDGKAIAANLRQQIAQRVAERRQQGLRTPGLAVILVGTDPASQVYVSHKRKDCEEVGFISQAFDLPSETTQQALTDLIDRLNDDPAVDGILLQLPLPEHLDASLLLERIRPDKDVDGFHPYNIGRLAQRIPLLRPCTPKGIMTLLESTGQDLYGMNAVIVGASNIVGRPMAMELLLAGCTVTVCHRFTKDLAGHVGRADLVVVAAGKPGLVKGEWVKEGAIVIDVGINRQDDGKLVGDVVYETALPRAGWITPVPGGVGPMTRACLLENTLYAAEELHK, from the coding sequence ATGACTGCACACCTAATCGATGGCAAGGCGATCGCCGCCAACCTGCGCCAGCAGATCGCCCAACGTGTCGCCGAGCGCCGCCAGCAGGGCCTGCGCACGCCTGGCCTGGCGGTGATCCTGGTCGGTACCGACCCGGCCTCCCAAGTCTATGTCTCGCACAAGCGCAAGGACTGTGAAGAGGTCGGTTTCATCTCCCAGGCATTCGACCTGCCCAGCGAGACCACGCAGCAAGCCCTGACCGACCTGATCGATCGCCTCAACGATGACCCGGCCGTCGACGGTATCCTGCTGCAGCTGCCGCTGCCCGAGCACCTGGACGCCTCCCTGCTGCTCGAGCGCATCCGCCCGGACAAGGACGTGGACGGTTTCCACCCCTACAACATCGGCCGTCTGGCCCAGCGCATCCCGCTGCTGCGCCCGTGCACGCCGAAGGGCATCATGACCTTGCTGGAGAGCACCGGCCAGGACCTGTACGGCATGAACGCGGTGATCGTCGGCGCATCCAACATCGTCGGCCGGCCAATGGCCATGGAGCTGCTGCTGGCCGGCTGCACCGTCACCGTCTGCCACCGCTTCACCAAGGACCTGGCCGGCCACGTCGGCCGCGCCGACCTGGTGGTGGTCGCCGCCGGCAAGCCGGGCCTGGTCAAGGGTGAATGGGTCAAGGAAGGCGCCATCGTCATCGACGTCGGCATCAACCGCCAGGACGACGGCAAGCTGGTCGGCGACGTGGTCTACGAGACCGCCCTGCCCCGCGCCGGCTGGATCACCCCGGTGCCGGGCGGCGTAGGCCCGATGACCCGCGCCTGCCTGCTGGAGAACACCCTGTATGCGGCTGAAGAGCTGCACAAGTAG
- a CDS encoding ABC transporter substrate-binding protein has protein sequence MPSMRKRLGVLLFSLCATTLTQAKEWTEIRFGVFPEYPPFESVAADGSLQGFDIDLGNAICAKLQVKCTWVHNEFDGMIPALRARKFDAIMSSMAVTPARLKQIDFSNRLFLSPTSVIVRKSADFGDSAESLKGKQVGVLQGSLQEAYARAVLAPLGAQVKAYQSQDQNYADLLNGRLDATVTDKLEAQLNFLSKPEGADFRSGPAIKDPTLPLDIAMGLRKTDPELKALLDKGIAMIHADGTYAEIQKKYVGDLDIYNE, from the coding sequence ATGCCCTCCATGCGAAAACGCCTCGGCGTGCTGCTGTTCTCGTTGTGCGCCACCACCCTCACCCAGGCCAAGGAGTGGACCGAGATCCGCTTCGGTGTCTTCCCCGAATACCCACCGTTCGAATCCGTCGCCGCCGATGGCAGCCTGCAAGGCTTCGACATCGACCTGGGCAATGCCATCTGCGCCAAGCTGCAGGTCAAGTGCACCTGGGTGCACAACGAATTCGACGGCATGATCCCCGCCCTGCGCGCGCGCAAGTTCGACGCCATCATGTCGTCCATGGCCGTGACCCCGGCGCGGCTGAAACAGATCGATTTCAGCAACCGCCTGTTCCTCAGCCCCACCTCGGTGATCGTGCGCAAGTCGGCCGACTTCGGCGACAGCGCCGAATCGCTCAAGGGCAAACAGGTCGGCGTGCTCCAGGGCTCGCTGCAGGAGGCCTACGCCCGCGCCGTGCTGGCGCCGCTGGGCGCGCAGGTCAAGGCCTACCAGAGCCAGGACCAGAACTACGCCGACCTGCTCAACGGCCGGCTCGACGCCACCGTCACCGACAAGCTCGAAGCCCAGTTGAACTTCCTCTCCAAGCCCGAGGGCGCCGACTTCAGGAGCGGTCCGGCGATCAAGGACCCGACCTTGCCGCTGGATATTGCCATGGGCCTGCGCAAGACCGACCCCGAGCTCAAGGCCCTGCTCGACAAGGGCATCGCCATGATCCACGCCGACGGCACCTACGCCGAGATCCAGAAGAAATACGTCGGCGACCTGGACATCTACAACGAGTGA
- a CDS encoding ornithine cyclodeaminase yields MTRYIDVHDLAHLVNRKGLPTCLAEMAEYIRQDYLRWHDFEKCPRLANHSADGVIELMPVSDANLYAFKYVNGHPKNTHDGLLTVMAFGALGDVDTGAPVLLSEMTLTTAIRTAATSALAARYLARPDSKRMALIGNGSQSEFQAIAFHALLGIEEIRLFDIDHKASAKLAANLAGFPQLKLIIADSVAEAVRGADIVTTVTADKAYATILTPQMIEPGMHLNAVGGDCPGKTELHRDIVERARVIVEYEPQSRIEGEIQQMPADSPTTEFWQVVEGIAAGRENAAQVTLFDSVGFALEDYSALRYVLDVARALDIGRDIALVPQLENPKDLFALLQPKVAQRKASAA; encoded by the coding sequence ATGACCCGCTACATCGACGTGCACGACCTCGCCCACCTGGTCAACCGCAAGGGATTGCCCACCTGCCTGGCCGAGATGGCCGAGTACATCCGCCAGGACTACCTGCGCTGGCATGACTTCGAGAAATGCCCGCGCCTGGCCAACCACTCGGCGGACGGGGTGATCGAGCTGATGCCGGTATCCGACGCCAACCTGTACGCCTTCAAGTACGTCAACGGCCACCCGAAGAACACCCATGACGGCCTGCTGACGGTCATGGCCTTCGGCGCCCTGGGCGATGTCGACACCGGCGCGCCGGTGCTGCTCAGCGAGATGACCCTGACCACCGCCATCCGCACCGCCGCCACCTCGGCCCTGGCCGCCCGCTACCTGGCGCGTCCGGACAGCAAGCGCATGGCGCTGATCGGCAACGGCTCGCAGAGCGAGTTCCAGGCCATCGCCTTCCATGCCTTGCTCGGCATCGAGGAAATCCGCCTGTTCGACATCGACCACAAGGCCTCGGCGAAACTCGCGGCCAACCTGGCCGGTTTCCCGCAACTGAAACTGATCATCGCCGACAGCGTGGCCGAGGCGGTGCGCGGCGCCGACATCGTCACCACGGTCACCGCCGACAAGGCCTACGCCACCATCCTCACCCCGCAGATGATCGAGCCGGGCATGCACCTCAATGCCGTGGGCGGCGACTGCCCGGGCAAGACCGAGCTGCACCGCGACATCGTCGAGCGGGCGCGGGTGATCGTCGAGTACGAACCGCAGAGCCGGATCGAGGGCGAGATCCAGCAGATGCCAGCGGACTCGCCGACCACCGAGTTCTGGCAGGTGGTCGAGGGGATCGCCGCCGGGCGCGAGAACGCCGCGCAGGTAACGCTGTTCGACTCGGTCGGCTTCGCCCTGGAGGACTACTCGGCGCTGCGCTATGTGCTGGATGTGGCCAGGGCGCTGGACATCGGGCGCGACATCGCGCTGGTGCCGCAGTTGGAGAACCCGAAGGACCTGTTTGCCCTGCTGCAGCCGAAAGTGGCGCAACGCAAAGCCAGCGCCGCCTGA
- a CDS encoding Lrp/AsnC family transcriptional regulator, with translation MDNKAITPAATPLDRIDEAIIDVLRHQGRITYEKLSTLVHLTPRPCLERVRKLERRGVIRGYGAIIDLQQVSPGLSLLVLVALSNQSGRSAQRAFEATVRACPQVYECQLISGHFDYSLRMRCRDMEHYRVLTETWMNNDELHIDKLVAHPELAAVKSTAPQA, from the coding sequence ATGGACAACAAGGCCATCACCCCCGCAGCTACACCGCTGGATCGCATCGACGAAGCGATCATCGACGTGCTGCGACACCAAGGAAGGATCACCTACGAGAAGCTCTCCACCCTCGTTCACCTGACCCCCAGGCCCTGCCTGGAACGGGTGCGCAAGCTGGAGCGGCGCGGGGTGATCCGCGGTTACGGGGCAATCATCGACCTGCAGCAGGTCTCCCCCGGGTTGTCGTTGCTGGTGCTGGTGGCCTTGTCCAACCAGAGCGGGCGCTCGGCGCAACGTGCCTTCGAAGCCACCGTGCGCGCCTGCCCGCAGGTCTACGAGTGCCAGCTGATCAGCGGGCACTTCGACTACAGCCTGCGTATGCGCTGCCGCGACATGGAGCACTACCGGGTGCTGACCGAGACCTGGATGAACAACGACGAGCTGCATATCGACAAGCTCGTGGCCCATCCGGAGCTGGCGGCGGTGAAGAGCACGGCGCCGCAGGCGTGA
- a CDS encoding DNA-directed RNA polymerase — protein MTPLVGRLDGEDLIATQVRLEEEMTQRGVSRFQRNVEAARRMGAEDGTEYGSIIVSGRMKALAEAIKAWMDESEAGVSSRWGSAYKLLRGYDADVLAYLTLKHTLAGISQPRTLQHVSVSIAQSVEDEMRLSGIRDKERKKYDQLVERANKRSSQRHKHIYATRVASALDTWSNWSNNDRIHVGTKLLELLMNSVGLIHIATNGEGTEKALKYVKPLESTLEWIARKNNVTAMLRPVYEPMVVPPRNWTSPTDGGYLSSSLKPLRMVKTRNRAYLEELGNVDMPMVYTALNAIQATAWQINTPILNIMTTLWEQGATWCGLPPREGIPQPVKPFDIDINEVARAAWRKAAFKAHSDNLEIQGARINVSMSLDIANRYSPFRKIYFPYQLDFRGRIYAVPHLNPQGADHTKGLLRFAYGKPLGEHGAKWLAIHGANVAGYDKASLEDRVKWVHDHQAEILAIASDPFQARGWADHVGAQAIDKPWQFLAFCLEWKGYCEHGDRFVSKLPIAMDGSCSGIQHFSAMLRDEVGGAAVNLVPSDLPADVYGLVAKKVIERAIYDAKHGTEDVLKHDADGKAYVQEGTKNLAQQWTRFGINRKVTKRSVMTLAYGSKEYGFKDQVMEDILDPARKKATDAEGNVDARHFPFTGDGFRAAGWMAKAIWEAVNQVLVKAGEAMKWLQDAATLAAKEELPVCWTTAVGFPVMQAYNSVVARRVKTAINGARVRLLMNEEQDALDKRKQSQGISPNFVHSCDAAHLMLTVVRGVESGLKSFAMIHDSFGTTAGETELFFMTVRKAFIEMYEETAVLERFRDELAAQLSDKARAKLAELPKRGSLSLAAVAESRFCFA, from the coding sequence ATGACTCCTCTAGTTGGCCGCCTGGATGGTGAAGACCTCATCGCCACCCAAGTCCGTCTGGAAGAGGAGATGACCCAGCGCGGTGTGAGCCGTTTCCAGCGCAACGTAGAGGCCGCACGCAGAATGGGCGCTGAGGATGGCACCGAGTACGGCTCCATCATCGTCTCCGGCCGCATGAAGGCGCTCGCTGAGGCCATCAAGGCGTGGATGGATGAGTCTGAGGCCGGTGTGTCGTCCCGCTGGGGCAGCGCATACAAGCTCCTCCGTGGCTACGATGCGGATGTCCTGGCCTACCTGACCCTCAAGCACACCCTGGCTGGCATCTCGCAGCCCCGCACGCTCCAGCATGTGTCCGTCTCCATCGCTCAGTCCGTGGAAGACGAAATGCGCCTGTCCGGCATCCGCGACAAGGAGCGCAAGAAGTACGACCAACTGGTAGAGCGGGCCAACAAACGGTCCAGCCAGCGCCACAAGCACATCTACGCCACCCGTGTGGCCTCTGCGCTGGACACCTGGAGCAACTGGAGCAACAACGACCGCATCCACGTAGGGACCAAGCTCCTGGAGCTGCTGATGAACTCCGTGGGGCTGATCCACATTGCCACCAACGGCGAAGGCACGGAGAAGGCTCTGAAGTACGTGAAGCCGCTGGAGTCCACCCTGGAGTGGATCGCCCGCAAGAACAACGTCACGGCCATGCTGCGCCCCGTGTATGAGCCAATGGTTGTCCCGCCACGCAACTGGACCTCACCGACCGATGGGGGCTACCTGTCGTCCAGCCTCAAGCCGCTGCGCATGGTGAAGACCCGCAACCGGGCGTACCTGGAAGAGCTGGGCAATGTCGATATGCCGATGGTCTACACCGCGCTCAACGCCATCCAGGCGACCGCGTGGCAGATCAACACGCCAATCCTGAACATCATGACCACGCTGTGGGAGCAGGGCGCCACCTGGTGCGGCCTCCCACCCCGTGAAGGCATCCCCCAGCCAGTCAAACCGTTCGACATCGACATCAACGAGGTGGCCCGCGCTGCCTGGCGTAAAGCCGCGTTCAAGGCCCATTCGGACAACCTGGAGATTCAGGGCGCGCGCATCAACGTCTCCATGTCCCTGGACATCGCGAACCGCTACTCCCCGTTCCGCAAGATTTACTTCCCGTACCAACTGGACTTCCGTGGCCGCATCTACGCGGTGCCGCACCTGAACCCCCAAGGCGCGGACCACACGAAGGGCTTGCTCCGATTCGCCTACGGCAAGCCGCTGGGCGAGCACGGGGCCAAGTGGCTGGCAATCCACGGGGCGAACGTGGCCGGGTACGACAAGGCCAGCCTGGAGGACCGCGTGAAGTGGGTCCACGATCACCAAGCGGAAATCCTGGCGATTGCTTCTGACCCGTTCCAGGCACGCGGCTGGGCTGACCACGTAGGCGCGCAGGCCATCGACAAACCATGGCAGTTCCTGGCGTTCTGCCTGGAGTGGAAGGGCTACTGCGAGCACGGCGACCGCTTTGTGTCGAAGCTCCCGATTGCTATGGACGGCTCATGCTCCGGCATCCAGCACTTCTCCGCGATGCTCCGGGATGAGGTCGGTGGCGCAGCCGTGAACCTGGTCCCCAGCGACCTCCCCGCAGACGTGTACGGCTTGGTAGCCAAAAAAGTCATCGAGCGGGCCATCTACGATGCCAAGCACGGCACCGAAGACGTCCTGAAACATGATGCTGATGGCAAGGCATACGTCCAGGAGGGCACGAAGAACCTGGCCCAGCAATGGACCCGCTTTGGCATCAACCGCAAGGTGACGAAGCGCTCCGTGATGACCCTGGCCTACGGCTCCAAGGAGTACGGCTTCAAGGATCAGGTAATGGAGGACATCCTGGACCCGGCACGCAAGAAGGCCACCGATGCCGAAGGCAACGTGGACGCCCGCCACTTCCCGTTCACCGGGGATGGCTTCCGGGCCGCTGGCTGGATGGCGAAGGCCATTTGGGAAGCCGTGAACCAGGTTCTGGTGAAAGCTGGTGAGGCCATGAAGTGGCTCCAGGACGCTGCAACCCTGGCCGCAAAAGAAGAGCTGCCGGTGTGCTGGACCACTGCCGTGGGCTTCCCGGTGATGCAGGCGTACAACTCCGTGGTAGCTCGCCGCGTCAAAACGGCCATCAACGGGGCCCGTGTGCGCCTCCTGATGAACGAAGAGCAAGACGCCTTGGACAAGCGCAAGCAGTCGCAAGGGATCAGCCCCAACTTCGTCCATAGCTGCGATGCGGCCCACCTCATGCTCACCGTTGTGCGTGGCGTGGAGTCCGGCTTGAAGAGCTTCGCGATGATCCATGACAGCTTCGGCACCACCGCAGGGGAGACCGAGCTTTTCTTCATGACTGTCCGCAAGGCGTTCATTGAAATGTACGAAGAGACCGCCGTACTGGAGCGCTTCCGGGATGAGCTGGCCGCGCAACTGAGCGACAAGGCGCGGGCCAAGCTCGCAGAACTCCCGAAACGCGGCAGCCTGAGCCTGGCAGCCGTAGCAGAGTCGCGCTTTTGTTTCGCCTGA
- the ctlX gene encoding citrulline utilization hydrolase CtlX: MQTTNTVLMIRPARFAFNPDTAANNRFQQAPSDPQAASEKALEEFDGYVDTLRQHGVDVLVVQDTPEPHTPDSIFPNNWWSSHADGSLVLYPMEGENRRLERSKGVLGVLRERFAIQRTIDLSPLEQQNLFLEGTGSMVLDREHRISYACHSGRTHEHALRQFAERLDYRLCLFHAVDRHQAPIYHSNVMMNVGRQLAVACLDALPHHDERRALEHSLRDTGKQVLALNFDQLENFAGNMLEVHDRDGRSLLVMSRSAWNALDAAQRRQVERHSHPLVVNIDHIERIGGGSARCMLAEVHLPSRH; this comes from the coding sequence ATGCAAACAACAAATACCGTCCTCATGATTCGCCCGGCGCGGTTCGCCTTCAACCCCGACACCGCCGCCAACAACCGCTTCCAGCAGGCGCCGTCGGACCCTCAGGCCGCCAGCGAAAAGGCCCTGGAAGAATTCGACGGCTACGTCGACACCCTGCGCCAGCATGGCGTCGATGTGCTGGTGGTGCAGGACACCCCTGAACCTCACACCCCCGACTCGATCTTCCCCAACAACTGGTGGAGCAGCCACGCCGACGGTAGCCTGGTGCTGTACCCGATGGAGGGCGAGAACCGCCGCCTGGAGCGCAGCAAGGGCGTGCTGGGCGTGCTGCGGGAGCGCTTCGCCATCCAGCGCACCATCGACCTGAGCCCGCTGGAACAGCAGAATCTGTTCCTCGAGGGTACCGGCAGCATGGTCCTGGACCGCGAACACCGCATCAGCTACGCCTGTCACTCCGGGCGCACCCACGAACACGCCCTGCGCCAGTTCGCCGAGCGCCTGGACTATCGCCTGTGCCTGTTCCACGCCGTGGACCGCCACCAGGCGCCGATCTACCACAGCAACGTAATGATGAACGTCGGCCGCCAGCTCGCCGTGGCCTGCCTCGACGCCCTGCCCCACCACGATGAACGCCGTGCCCTGGAGCATTCGCTGCGCGATACCGGCAAGCAGGTGCTGGCGCTGAACTTCGACCAGCTGGAGAACTTCGCCGGCAACATGCTCGAAGTCCACGACCGTGACGGCCGCTCCCTGCTGGTGATGTCTCGCAGCGCCTGGAATGCGCTCGACGCCGCCCAGCGCCGCCAGGTCGAGCGGCACAGCCATCCACTGGTGGTGAACATCGACCATATCGAACGCATCGGCGGCGGCAGCGCGCGCTGCATGCTCGCCGAAGTCCACCTGCCCTCGCGCCACTGA